Proteins found in one Parcubacteria group bacterium genomic segment:
- a CDS encoding NAD(P)/FAD-dependent oxidoreductase, translating to MNKSGKKFDVAVIGAGPAGMMAAGRAAELGAKVVLLEKNSALGKKLLLTGNGRCNITQVDHDARGFVEKLGRNGKFIFSAFSAFGPNEVVEFFEKNNLPTKVEKGGRVFPVSDDAIDVLSVLTKYLKDNGAEIITGAQVLGFESDGNKISGIKVDQEIIAADKFILCTGGKAYPATGSTGDGYTWAKELGHTIITPAPALAPIKVKEDWISELQGLSLENALINLWQDEKKQASFQGEMLFTHFGLSGPMIIDASKVVNALLQKGSVVIELELFPEFSVSELDKKLVLAFEENNRKDIKNYFRELLSRKMLDLILKLAQIDPDKKLNFLTKKERQKIVALLKSLKFTISDVMGFESAMITSGGVALKEIDPKTMRSKIMENLFFAGEMIDLDGPTGGYNLQICWSTGHLAGSSASRII from the coding sequence ATGAATAAATCAGGCAAAAAATTTGACGTGGCAGTCATCGGCGCTGGACCGGCCGGAATGATGGCGGCGGGAAGAGCGGCGGAGTTGGGCGCAAAAGTGGTGCTTTTGGAAAAAAATTCCGCATTGGGAAAAAAGCTTTTGCTCACAGGCAATGGCCGGTGCAATATCACGCAAGTTGATCACGATGCGAGAGGCTTTGTGGAAAAATTAGGCAGAAATGGCAAATTTATTTTTTCGGCTTTCTCAGCTTTTGGACCAAATGAAGTAGTGGAATTTTTTGAGAAAAATAATCTACCGACAAAAGTGGAAAAAGGCGGTCGGGTTTTTCCCGTTTCAGACGATGCAATCGATGTACTTTCAGTGCTCACAAAATATCTCAAAGATAATGGAGCGGAAATAATCACAGGCGCGCAGGTATTGGGATTTGAATCTGATGGCAATAAAATTAGTGGCATAAAAGTTGACCAGGAAATAATTGCGGCGGATAAATTTATCCTTTGTACTGGCGGAAAGGCTTACCCCGCCACTGGCTCAACTGGAGATGGTTATACTTGGGCCAAAGAGCTTGGCCATACGATAATCACACCAGCACCAGCACTCGCCCCAATCAAAGTCAAAGAAGATTGGATTTCTGAATTGCAAGGTCTAAGTTTGGAAAATGCGCTGATCAATCTGTGGCAAGACGAAAAAAAACAAGCCAGCTTTCAGGGTGAAATGCTTTTTACGCACTTTGGGCTGAGTGGCCCCATGATTATCGATGCCAGTAAAGTTGTTAATGCGCTTTTGCAAAAGGGCTCAGTTGTGATTGAATTGGAACTTTTTCCTGAGTTTAGTGTTTCCGAGTTGGATAAAAAATTAGTCTTGGCTTTCGAGGAGAATAATCGGAAAGATATTAAAAATTATTTCAGGGAACTGTTATCGCGAAAAATGCTAGATTTAATTTTAAAACTGGCCCAGATTGATCCAGATAAGAAGTTAAATTTTCTTACTAAAAAAGAACGCCAGAAAATCGTGGCGCTTTTGAAATCATTGAAATTTACCATCTCCGATGTTATGGGTTTCGAGTCAGCGATGATTACGAGTGGGGGAGTGGCGCTCAAGGAAATTGACCCCAAAACTATGCGTTCTAAAATTATGGAAAATTTATTTTTTGCCGGGGAAATGATTGATCTGGATGGTCCGACTGGCGGGTATAATCTGCAGATCTGTTGGAGCACGGGGCATCTCGCAGGCTCGAGCGCGAGCAGGATTATTTAA
- a CDS encoding iron-sulfur cluster assembly scaffold protein, protein MNYSKEVISHFTAPHNQGTIEDPDGVGMVGNPVCGDLMKIYIKVKKDSKKREVISDIKFETLGCASAIATSSMITDLAKNKTLEEASKISRDDVAKALDGLPPIKMHCSNLASEALVAAIEDYKKKNK, encoded by the coding sequence ATGAATTATTCCAAAGAGGTGATTAGCCATTTCACCGCTCCGCACAACCAGGGAACGATCGAGGATCCCGACGGCGTCGGGATGGTCGGTAATCCAGTCTGCGGCGATCTGATGAAGATCTATATCAAAGTCAAAAAGGATAGCAAGAAACGTGAGGTCATTTCTGACATTAAATTTGAGACGCTCGGTTGCGCCAGTGCCATCGCCACATCTTCAATGATTACTGATCTGGCAAAAAATAAGACGCTTGAGGAGGCGAGCAAAATTAGTCGCGACGATGTGGCCAAGGCGCTCGACGGCCTACCGCCAATCAAGATGCATTGTTCAAATCTCGCCAGCGAAGCGCTGGTGGCAGCGATTGAAGATTATAAGAAAAAAAATAAATAA
- a CDS encoding cysteine desulfurase family protein — MAKEKIYLDYAATTPVDTEVLKTMLPYFSEEFGNASSLHSFGRNAADAVFSARENLASFFKCADEEIIFTSGATESNNLAIKGVLRAYNKNVKNKGKIPHIITTVFEHSCVFNTCQKLEKEGIVEVTYLPVYADGIIKTTDLEKAIKVNTLLISVMYVNNEIGTVQPIAQIGKILSAINIKRGSKIIFHTDATQAVTYFDTNVKRLGVDLLSMSAHKIYGPKGVGMLFVKKGTKISQIQDGGAQEFALRAGTLNSTGIVGLGKAIEVLEKNKPKETKKIKELRDYLIKKVLKEIPKVQLNGSRSKRSPNNANFSFADVEGESLLLYLDAEGIACSTGSACSSGSLSPSHVLLALGLKAEQAHGSLRISLGKYTTKKELIIFVSKLKKVLEKLRKVSGEILKEYYSKKNKI; from the coding sequence ATGGCTAAGGAAAAAATATACTTAGACTATGCGGCGACAACGCCCGTGGACACTGAGGTGCTGAAAACAATGCTGCCATATTTTAGTGAAGAATTTGGCAACGCATCGTCCCTTCACTCTTTCGGCCGGAATGCCGCGGACGCCGTTTTTAGTGCACGAGAAAATTTGGCCAGTTTTTTCAAATGCGCTGATGAAGAAATAATTTTCACCAGCGGGGCGACTGAGTCAAATAATCTCGCTATCAAAGGGGTACTCCGCGCATACAATAAAAATGTAAAAAACAAAGGAAAGATTCCCCATATCATCACGACTGTTTTTGAGCATAGCTGTGTGTTCAATACTTGCCAAAAATTGGAAAAAGAGGGGATTGTGGAGGTCACTTATCTTCCGGTCTATGCGGATGGAATTATTAAGACTACGGATCTGGAAAAGGCGATTAAAGTAAACACGCTTTTAATTTCCGTGATGTATGTTAATAATGAGATTGGCACCGTACAGCCGATCGCGCAAATTGGAAAAATTCTTTCCGCCATTAATATTAAGCGAGGGAGTAAAATAATTTTTCACACTGACGCCACTCAAGCGGTCACCTATTTCGACACAAACGTCAAAAGATTAGGTGTTGATCTGCTTTCGATGTCCGCCCATAAGATTTATGGTCCAAAAGGCGTAGGAATGCTCTTTGTCAAAAAAGGCACTAAAATAAGCCAAATTCAGGACGGTGGAGCGCAAGAATTTGCTCTCCGTGCCGGCACACTCAACTCGACCGGCATCGTGGGTCTCGGTAAGGCCATTGAAGTCTTGGAAAAAAACAAACCAAAGGAAACCAAAAAAATAAAAGAACTGCGCGATTATCTAATTAAGAAAGTATTGAAAGAAATTCCCAAGGTCCAACTGAACGGCTCGCGATCCAAGAGGTCGCCTAATAATGCCAACTTTAGCTTTGCCGATGTGGAAGGGGAAAGCCTCCTGCTTTATCTTGATGCCGAAGGCATCGCCTGCTCAACTGGCTCAGCCTGCTCCTCAGGATCACTCAGTCCTTCGCACGTCCTTCTGGCACTCGGACTCAAGGCCGAACAGGCCCATGGATCATTGCGCATCAGCCTGGGAAAATATACGACCAAAAAAGAGTTGATTATTTTTGTTTCCAAGCTAAAAAAAGTTTTGGAAAAATTGCGAAAAGTTTCTGGAGAAATTTTGAAAGAATACTATTCGAAAAAAAATAAAATTTAA
- a CDS encoding DUF2062 domain-containing protein: MKMPHYIKRVKEKIKEFFLIDDTPHKVAGGFALGIFFGMMPSEGPLTTFLISSLLRFNRLSAMAGVFSCNAWSTLAVLPLATVVGGFAFQISPQLLVNSFKEAYALGFDYLFTKAIFFDILTPFFVGYFIVSISIALFFYFLIFFMLKYRKIKFK; this comes from the coding sequence ATGAAAATGCCTCATTACATAAAAAGAGTCAAAGAAAAGATCAAGGAATTTTTCTTAATTGACGACACACCCCACAAAGTAGCGGGCGGTTTTGCTTTGGGAATTTTTTTTGGAATGATGCCGAGCGAAGGTCCCTTGACCACCTTTTTGATTTCTTCCCTATTGCGTTTCAATCGCCTTTCTGCTATGGCTGGAGTGTTTTCTTGTAACGCTTGGTCAACCTTAGCAGTTTTGCCACTAGCCACGGTGGTTGGTGGATTTGCCTTTCAAATCAGTCCACAATTGCTAGTGAATAGCTTCAAGGAGGCTTATGCGTTGGGTTTTGACTATCTTTTCACCAAGGCAATTTTCTTTGATATTTTGACGCCGTTTTTTGTCGGCTATTTCATTGTTTCAATTTCAATCGCCCTATTTTTTTACTTCTTGATTTTCTTCATGTTGAAGTATAGGAAGATCAAATTTAAATAA
- a CDS encoding Rrf2 family transcriptional regulator has protein sequence MQFSTKAEYGLRAMVALARAYPAQKNISEISQEENISAKYLETLIGMLRKDNLVKSQKGKSGGYTLIKNPKLISAGEIIEIMEGPIISKCDGSHCQKAKVCASSLVWNKLAYQIKKTLFAIKLSELI, from the coding sequence GTGCAATTTTCCACTAAAGCAGAATATGGCTTGCGAGCAATGGTTGCTTTGGCACGCGCCTATCCGGCACAAAAAAACATCTCGGAAATTTCGCAGGAGGAAAATATTTCTGCCAAATATTTGGAAACATTGATTGGGATGCTCCGTAAAGATAATCTTGTCAAAAGTCAGAAAGGCAAAAGCGGGGGATACACGCTCATCAAAAATCCTAAACTGATTTCTGCCGGAGAGATCATTGAGATTATGGAAGGACCGATCATTTCCAAGTGCGACGGAAGCCATTGCCAAAAAGCGAAGGTCTGCGCTTCCAGTCTTGTCTGGAACAAGCTAGCATATCAAATTAAAAAAACATTATTCGCAATTAAGTTAAGTGAATTAATATAA
- a CDS encoding PD-(D/E)XK nuclease family protein, with protein MRISYSALETYKSCPLKYKYQQIDKIKTPKSKEAVFGTILHSTLKFIHTPGILSPTLEQAMEFFSNSWNPAVFDSPEEERAAFVQGVKIIQDYYQKNNPADFNILNLESRFQIEIGTPDNKHIISGIIDRIDRTADGFEIIDYKTAKKMPTQERVEGDMQLSVYLAAFLSYYPQEKEHLDKIKVSLYFLKHGMKLTASRTEEQLKENEAVFLETIKLIEEGKFEPTISPLCDWCGYQNICPMWKHKFKELRKLDTEEIAGLIDEYIDLKSAMSITKDRLAKIQEDIVTYMGQEGVERVFGQNGLIARSLRITYKYDEEKIQAILSPLGKWQEVLKLDKTALKNIAELLPMNVKKEIEKAKIEDKTTSSLIVKKGKI; from the coding sequence ATGCGCATCTCCTATTCCGCTCTGGAAACCTATAAAAGTTGTCCGTTGAAGTATAAATATCAGCAAATCGACAAAATTAAGACGCCCAAATCCAAGGAGGCGGTTTTTGGCACGATTTTGCATTCCACTTTGAAATTTATCCACACTCCGGGCATCCTCTCTCCGACTCTCGAGCAAGCGATGGAATTTTTTTCTAATTCTTGGAATCCAGCTGTGTTTGATTCGCCGGAAGAAGAACGCGCCGCTTTCGTGCAAGGCGTGAAAATTATCCAAGATTATTATCAAAAAAATAATCCGGCTGATTTTAATATTCTTAATTTGGAATCACGTTTTCAGATTGAAATCGGAACACCGGATAACAAGCATATCATTTCCGGCATCATTGACCGGATCGATCGCACGGCGGACGGTTTTGAAATTATTGATTATAAGACAGCCAAAAAAATGCCCACCCAAGAACGGGTCGAAGGTGATATGCAACTCTCGGTTTATTTGGCGGCTTTTCTGTCCTATTACCCGCAAGAAAAAGAGCATCTGGACAAAATTAAAGTCAGTCTCTATTTTTTGAAACACGGCATGAAGCTCACTGCCTCAAGGACCGAAGAACAGCTCAAAGAAAATGAAGCGGTCTTCTTGGAAACGATCAAACTGATCGAGGAAGGAAAATTCGAACCGACAATTTCCCCACTTTGCGATTGGTGTGGCTACCAAAATATCTGTCCGATGTGGAAGCATAAATTCAAAGAACTGCGCAAACTTGACACGGAAGAAATCGCCGGGCTGATTGATGAGTACATTGATCTCAAATCAGCCATGTCGATCACCAAAGATCGTCTAGCCAAAATCCAAGAAGACATCGTGACGTACATGGGTCAAGAAGGCGTCGAGCGAGTGTTTGGTCAGAATGGCCTGATTGCACGCAGCCTGCGCATCACCTATAAGTATGACGAGGAAAAAATTCAAGCAATCCTTTCGCCACTGGGAAAATGGCAGGAGGTTTTGAAGCTCGACAAAACTGCACTCAAAAATATTGCCGAACTGTTGCCCATGAATGTCAAAAAAGAAATTGAAAAAGCCAAAATTGAAGATAAAACGACTAGTAGTTTGATTGTGAAAAAAGGAAAAATATGA
- a CDS encoding permease, whose translation MDLFYPVQLFANWLTYSALAIEPGTLLASAVNFFIFDTIKILLLLVVIIFTVSIIRSFLPPEKIRTILSHEKKYVGNILASLLGIITPFCSCSAVPLFLGFVQAGVPLGTTFSFLVASPMINEVALVLLFGLFGWKIAFLYVASGLIIAILSGIVIGKMNVENLVEEFVYKNKFNGQFQLPEMSWNERMKYAKNYTWDIIKKVWPYIIIGVGLGASIHGYVPTDFLAQYAGADKWYAVPLAVLIGIPLYSNAAGIIPLVSALTEKGVALGTTLAFMMAVTALSLPEFMILKKVMKAKLILIFASIVGAGIIFTGYLFNWVLN comes from the coding sequence ATGGATCTATTTTATCCCGTGCAACTTTTCGCCAACTGGCTGACTTATTCTGCGCTAGCCATTGAACCTGGCACACTCTTAGCGTCAGCGGTCAATTTTTTTATCTTCGACACAATCAAAATTTTGCTTTTGCTCGTGGTGATTATTTTCACAGTTTCTATCATTCGCTCTTTTCTTCCGCCGGAAAAAATTAGAACGATTCTGTCACATGAAAAAAAATATGTCGGAAATATTTTGGCCTCGCTTTTGGGGATTATCACACCTTTTTGCTCCTGCTCGGCCGTACCGTTATTTTTGGGATTCGTACAGGCAGGGGTTCCGCTCGGGACAACATTCTCATTTTTGGTCGCTTCACCAATGATCAATGAGGTCGCTTTGGTTTTGCTCTTTGGACTTTTCGGCTGGAAAATCGCCTTCCTCTATGTCGCAAGCGGTCTTATTATCGCTATCCTTTCTGGAATTGTGATTGGAAAAATGAATGTGGAAAATCTGGTGGAAGAATTTGTCTACAAGAATAAATTTAACGGCCAATTCCAACTGCCAGAAATGTCTTGGAATGAAAGGATGAAATACGCCAAAAATTACACTTGGGATATTATCAAAAAAGTCTGGCCCTATATCATCATAGGCGTGGGACTGGGTGCTTCGATCCATGGTTATGTGCCGACGGATTTTCTGGCACAATACGCCGGAGCGGATAAATGGTACGCCGTGCCGCTGGCAGTGCTCATCGGCATTCCGCTATATTCTAATGCCGCTGGCATCATTCCGTTGGTCAGTGCGCTTACAGAAAAAGGTGTGGCGCTCGGAACAACATTGGCGTTCATGATGGCCGTGACCGCACTCTCACTGCCAGAATTTATGATCCTCAAAAAAGTGATGAAAGCAAAATTAATTTTAATTTTTGCTTCTATCGTTGGCGCGGGAATAATTTTTACTGGCTATTTATTCAATTGGGTATTAAACTAG
- a CDS encoding cation diffusion facilitator family transporter, whose amino-acid sequence MTKKPNIFIAIVINIFITIFEVVIGFFIGSLALVSDALHNFSDVGALSLSWWGEKVKERGNTKSKTYGYKRAEILIAFFNSLVLLTIVIFILIEATQRLFHPSEITSNWMIVAASIALVGNGIATYFLKKDAHKNLNLKSAWLHSLQDALFSLGVVVGAMLIYFFHWYIVDPVISIILSIYVIKEAYILLRQALDILMESVPDDVDFEKVKSALESLAGVINVHDLHIWQTDSNSRFLSTHLEIENLENGKRNKLILEAQKILADQFGISHITIQMMSASEAEKFELKCNHCN is encoded by the coding sequence ATGACAAAAAAACCAAACATCTTTATTGCGATAGTGATCAATATTTTTATCACCATTTTCGAGGTAGTGATCGGATTTTTCATCGGTAGCCTGGCACTGGTGTCAGACGCACTGCATAATTTTTCTGATGTAGGTGCATTGAGCTTGAGCTGGTGGGGTGAAAAGGTCAAGGAGCGGGGGAACACCAAATCTAAGACCTATGGCTATAAGCGAGCGGAAATCTTGATCGCCTTTTTTAACTCGCTGGTCCTTTTAACAATTGTGATTTTTATCTTGATCGAAGCGACGCAAAGATTATTCCACCCTTCGGAAATTACCAGCAATTGGATGATTGTCGCCGCATCAATCGCCCTCGTCGGTAATGGAATCGCCACCTATTTCCTGAAAAAAGATGCCCACAAAAATTTAAACCTTAAAAGCGCTTGGCTCCACTCCCTGCAAGATGCGCTCTTTTCCTTGGGCGTAGTTGTAGGAGCGATGCTCATTTATTTTTTTCATTGGTATATTGTCGATCCGGTCATTTCTATCATTCTTTCGATCTACGTAATCAAAGAAGCCTATATCCTCTTGAGGCAAGCATTGGATATTCTTATGGAATCAGTGCCGGACGATGTTGATTTTGAAAAAGTAAAAAGTGCCCTTGAATCATTGGCTGGTGTCATCAATGTGCATGACTTGCATATCTGGCAGACCGATAGCAATAGTCGATTTTTGAGCACTCACCTAGAAATTGAAAACCTGGAAAATGGAAAACGGAACAAATTAATCCTTGAAGCGCAAAAAATATTAGCTGACCAGTTTGGGATAAGTCATATTACGATCCAGATGATGTCCGCCAGCGAAGCGGAAAAATTCGAGCTGAAATGCAATCATTGCAATTAA